The proteins below come from a single Burkholderia humptydooensis genomic window:
- a CDS encoding carbohydrate porin, which produces MKKTIRHMLVKSGIVSGLPLLLSLGVSHPALAQAAAADGAQTPSAAQAADAAATPAPTGFWERSNLFGDMGGLRSKLGDHGITLNLQETSEYLRNLSGGTSRGGAYDGLTQFGFSVDTEKAIGLPGGTFNVSGLQIHGTSLTSRNLQLLQTASGIEAEGTTRLWELWYQQSFANGRADVKIGQQSLDQEFMVSQYASTFINATFGWPVLPAVDMPAGGPAYPLSSLGVRLRAKPSDAWTVMAGVFDGNPAGGVGDAQQLNRHGTNFNLRNGALFIGELQYALNAPPADPKAPQPAGLPGLYKLGVWYNSERFADPRYDTNGVPLADPASNGIAATHRGNYGFYAVADQMVWRPSADSPRSLNVFARVMGAPGDRNAVDFTLNAGVTLKAPFAGRDNDTAGLAVSYAKIGSHARGADGDAGVFQTPGYPVRRAETLIEATYQYQVTPWWQLQADFQYAFRPGGGIPNPNEPGSRIGNEAIVGVRTTITF; this is translated from the coding sequence ATGAAGAAAACCATCCGTCACATGCTCGTCAAATCCGGCATCGTTTCCGGCCTGCCGTTGCTGCTGTCGCTCGGCGTCTCGCACCCCGCGCTCGCGCAAGCCGCGGCCGCGGACGGCGCGCAGACGCCATCCGCCGCGCAGGCCGCCGATGCCGCCGCCACGCCCGCCCCCACCGGCTTCTGGGAACGCTCGAACCTGTTCGGCGACATGGGCGGCCTGCGCAGCAAGCTCGGCGATCACGGGATCACGCTGAATCTGCAGGAAACGAGCGAGTACCTGCGCAACCTGTCGGGCGGCACGAGCCGCGGCGGCGCATACGACGGTCTCACGCAATTCGGCTTCAGCGTCGACACCGAAAAAGCGATCGGGCTGCCCGGCGGCACGTTCAACGTGTCGGGTCTGCAGATTCACGGCACGAGCCTCACGTCGCGCAACCTGCAGTTGCTGCAGACGGCGAGCGGCATCGAGGCCGAAGGGACGACGCGCTTGTGGGAGCTGTGGTATCAGCAGTCGTTCGCGAACGGCCGCGCCGACGTGAAGATCGGCCAGCAAAGCCTCGACCAGGAATTCATGGTGAGCCAGTACGCGAGCACGTTCATCAACGCGACGTTCGGCTGGCCCGTGCTGCCCGCCGTCGACATGCCGGCGGGCGGCCCCGCGTATCCGCTGTCGTCGCTCGGCGTGCGGCTGCGCGCGAAGCCATCCGACGCGTGGACGGTGATGGCGGGCGTGTTCGACGGCAATCCGGCGGGCGGCGTGGGCGACGCGCAACAGCTCAATCGGCACGGCACGAATTTCAACCTGCGCAACGGCGCGCTCTTCATCGGCGAGCTCCAGTACGCGCTCAACGCACCGCCCGCCGATCCGAAGGCGCCGCAGCCGGCGGGCCTGCCGGGCCTGTACAAGCTCGGCGTCTGGTACAACTCCGAGCGCTTCGCCGATCCGCGCTACGACACGAACGGCGTGCCCCTCGCCGATCCGGCAAGCAACGGCATCGCGGCGACGCATCGCGGCAACTACGGCTTCTACGCGGTCGCGGACCAGATGGTGTGGCGGCCGAGCGCGGACAGCCCGCGCTCGCTGAACGTGTTCGCGCGCGTGATGGGCGCGCCCGGCGATCGCAACGCGGTCGATTTCACGCTGAACGCGGGCGTCACGCTGAAGGCGCCGTTCGCCGGACGCGACAACGACACGGCGGGGCTCGCCGTCAGCTACGCGAAAATCGGCTCGCACGCGCGCGGCGCCGACGGCGACGCCGGCGTGTTCCAGACGCCCGGCTATCCGGTGCGCCGCGCGGAAACGCTGATCGAGGCGACTTATCAGTATCAGGTGACGCCGTGGTGGCAGTTGCAGGCGGACTTCCAGTACGCATTCCGGCCGGGCGGCGGCATCCCGAACCCGAACGAGCCGGGCTCGCGCATCGGCAACGAGGCGATCGTCGGCGTGCGCACGACGATCACGTTCTGA
- the hpnI gene encoding bacteriohopanetetrol glucosamine biosynthesis glycosyltransferase HpnI gives MKALAWLAGTVCALLAAELVSFGDIGRFVALLADLLAALCAIAAAFGCAYTLVAAALTHRFFARAPREPRECPPVTIVKPLHGTERTLFANLASFCEQRYDGPIQFLFGVHDRDDPALRAVDALRDAFPGAHVTIVADARLYGPNRKIANLVNMLPAAVHDVLIFADSDVSVGPDYVRHIVGELGELDVGLVTCVYRGRPDPGFWPRVEALVTNHQFLPGVVTGLALKLARPCFGQTIAMRRAMLDAIGGLAQFAHHLAEDHAIGEAVRARGARVVVPPFAVEHGCVETRVAQLAEHELRWSRTIRAVDPLGHLGSLLTHPLALTLLAGVLSSGAAWAWPLVPVSLAARVAAKCIVDRATLRPVRDLWLLPLADLIAFGIFVASFSSSRVIWRGFSFDVDRDGRLCPAPEKRPNA, from the coding sequence ATGAAAGCGCTCGCGTGGCTCGCCGGCACCGTCTGCGCGCTGCTCGCGGCCGAGCTGGTCTCGTTCGGCGACATCGGCCGCTTCGTCGCGCTGCTCGCCGACTTGCTCGCCGCGCTGTGCGCGATCGCGGCCGCATTCGGCTGCGCGTACACACTCGTCGCGGCCGCGCTCACGCACCGCTTCTTCGCGCGTGCGCCGCGCGAGCCGCGCGAGTGCCCGCCGGTGACGATCGTCAAGCCGCTGCACGGCACCGAGCGAACGCTGTTCGCGAATCTCGCGAGCTTTTGCGAGCAGCGCTACGACGGCCCGATCCAGTTCCTGTTCGGCGTGCACGATCGCGACGATCCCGCGCTGCGCGCCGTCGATGCATTGCGCGACGCGTTTCCCGGCGCGCACGTGACGATCGTCGCCGACGCCCGCCTGTACGGCCCGAACCGCAAGATCGCGAACCTCGTCAACATGCTGCCCGCCGCCGTGCACGACGTGCTGATCTTCGCGGACAGCGACGTGAGCGTCGGCCCCGACTACGTGCGGCACATCGTCGGCGAGCTCGGCGAACTGGACGTCGGGCTCGTCACCTGCGTCTATCGCGGTCGCCCGGACCCAGGTTTCTGGCCGCGCGTCGAGGCGCTCGTCACCAATCATCAGTTCCTGCCGGGCGTCGTGACGGGCCTCGCGCTGAAGCTCGCGCGACCATGCTTCGGCCAGACGATCGCGATGCGCCGCGCGATGCTCGACGCGATCGGCGGCCTCGCGCAGTTCGCGCATCATCTCGCCGAGGATCACGCGATCGGCGAAGCCGTGCGCGCGCGCGGCGCGCGCGTCGTCGTGCCGCCGTTCGCGGTCGAGCACGGCTGCGTCGAGACGCGCGTCGCGCAGCTCGCCGAGCATGAATTGCGCTGGAGCCGCACGATCCGCGCGGTCGATCCGCTCGGCCACCTCGGCTCGCTGCTCACGCATCCGCTCGCGCTCACGCTGCTCGCCGGCGTGCTGTCGAGCGGCGCTGCGTGGGCGTGGCCGCTCGTGCCCGTCTCGCTCGCCGCGCGCGTCGCCGCGAAGTGCATCGTCGATCGCGCGACGCTGCGGCCGGTGCGCGATCTGTGGCTGCTGCCGCTCGCGGACCTGATCGCATTCGGCATCTTCGTCGCGAGCTTCTCGTCGTCGCGCGTGATCTGGCGCGGCTTCAGCTTCGACGTCGACCGCGACGGCCGCCTGTGCCCCGCGCCGGAAAAACGCCCGAATGCCTGA